In one Conger conger chromosome 5, fConCon1.1, whole genome shotgun sequence genomic region, the following are encoded:
- the LOC133129769 gene encoding UDP-N-acetylglucosamine transporter-like isoform X1 produces the protein MAKSDLSDLAPPPPAGWASSVSMTLAQLKYVSLGVLVLQTTSLVLTMRYSRTLQDEGPRYLASSAVVSAELLKILACTLLVFKEHSYSVRALNRVLAEEIFNKPMETLKLAIPSGIYTLQNNLLYVALSHLDAATYQVTYQLKILTTALFSVSMLGRRLGVYQWLSLLILMAGVALVQWPSEFPAIPEQKELSAGSQLVGVVAVLVACCSSGFAGVYFEKILKETKQSVWVRNIQLGLFGLVFGLMGVFVYDGERVRESGMFQGYNRITWMVVALQALGGLVIAAVIKYADNILKGFATSLSIILSTLISYFWLQDFDPTSIFFLGAVLVIVATFLYGYEAKPSPNPSRA, from the exons ATG GCCAAATCGGACCTGTCggacctggccccgccccctcccgcaGGGTGGGCGTCCTCCGTCTCCATGACGCTGGCGCAGCTGAAGTACGTGTCGCTGGGCGTGCTGGTGCTGCAGACCACGTCGCTGGTGCTGACCATGCGCTACTCGCGCACCCTGCAGGACGAGGGCCCGCGCTACCTGGCCTCGTCGGCCGTGGTGTCCGCCGAGCTGCTCAAAATCCTCGCCTGCACGCTGCTCGTCTTCAAAGAGCACA GTTACAGCGTGCGGGCGCTGAACCGTGTGCTGGCAGAGGAGATCTTCAATAAACCCATGGAAACGTTGAAGTTGGCCATCCCCTCCGGCATCTACACGCTCCAGAACAACCTTCTCTATGTGGCCCTGTCTCACCTGGATGCTGCCACATACCAG GTGACGTACCAGCTGAAGATCCTAACCACAGCCCTGTTCTCGGTGTCCATGCTGGGCCGCAGGCTGGGCGTGTATCAGTGGCTCTCCCTGCTCATCCTCATGGCTGGAGTGGCTCTCGTACAG TGGCCCTCAGAGTTCCCTGCCATCCCTGAGCAGAAGGAGCTTTCGGCGGGCTCTCAGCTGGTGGGAGTGGTGGCTGTACTGGTGGCCTGCTGCTCCAGTGGCTTTGCAGGGGTGTACTTTGAAAAGATCCTCAAGGAGACCAAGCAGAGTGTCTGGGTCAGGAACATTCAGCTGG GGCTGTTCggcctggtttttggactcaTGGGGGTGTTTGTGTACGACGGGGAAAGGGTGCGGGAGTCTGGAATGTTCCAGGGATACAACAGAATCACCTGGATGGTGGTGGCTCTGCAG GCTCTCGGTGGCCTGGTGATCGCCGCTGTCATCAAATACGCCGACAACATCCTGAAGGGCTTTGCCACGTCCCTCTCCATCATCCTGTCCACTCTCATTTCATACTTCTGGCTGCAGGACTTTGACCCTACCAG CATTTTCTTCCTGGGCGCGGTGCTGGTCATCGTCGCCACCTTTCTCTACGGTTACGAGGCCAAGCCCTCCCCCAACCCCAGCCGCGCCTAG
- the LOC133129769 gene encoding UDP-N-acetylglucosamine transporter-like isoform X2, with amino-acid sequence MTLAQLKYVSLGVLVLQTTSLVLTMRYSRTLQDEGPRYLASSAVVSAELLKILACTLLVFKEHSYSVRALNRVLAEEIFNKPMETLKLAIPSGIYTLQNNLLYVALSHLDAATYQVTYQLKILTTALFSVSMLGRRLGVYQWLSLLILMAGVALVQWPSEFPAIPEQKELSAGSQLVGVVAVLVACCSSGFAGVYFEKILKETKQSVWVRNIQLGLFGLVFGLMGVFVYDGERVRESGMFQGYNRITWMVVALQALGGLVIAAVIKYADNILKGFATSLSIILSTLISYFWLQDFDPTSIFFLGAVLVIVATFLYGYEAKPSPNPSRA; translated from the exons ATGACGCTGGCGCAGCTGAAGTACGTGTCGCTGGGCGTGCTGGTGCTGCAGACCACGTCGCTGGTGCTGACCATGCGCTACTCGCGCACCCTGCAGGACGAGGGCCCGCGCTACCTGGCCTCGTCGGCCGTGGTGTCCGCCGAGCTGCTCAAAATCCTCGCCTGCACGCTGCTCGTCTTCAAAGAGCACA GTTACAGCGTGCGGGCGCTGAACCGTGTGCTGGCAGAGGAGATCTTCAATAAACCCATGGAAACGTTGAAGTTGGCCATCCCCTCCGGCATCTACACGCTCCAGAACAACCTTCTCTATGTGGCCCTGTCTCACCTGGATGCTGCCACATACCAG GTGACGTACCAGCTGAAGATCCTAACCACAGCCCTGTTCTCGGTGTCCATGCTGGGCCGCAGGCTGGGCGTGTATCAGTGGCTCTCCCTGCTCATCCTCATGGCTGGAGTGGCTCTCGTACAG TGGCCCTCAGAGTTCCCTGCCATCCCTGAGCAGAAGGAGCTTTCGGCGGGCTCTCAGCTGGTGGGAGTGGTGGCTGTACTGGTGGCCTGCTGCTCCAGTGGCTTTGCAGGGGTGTACTTTGAAAAGATCCTCAAGGAGACCAAGCAGAGTGTCTGGGTCAGGAACATTCAGCTGG GGCTGTTCggcctggtttttggactcaTGGGGGTGTTTGTGTACGACGGGGAAAGGGTGCGGGAGTCTGGAATGTTCCAGGGATACAACAGAATCACCTGGATGGTGGTGGCTCTGCAG GCTCTCGGTGGCCTGGTGATCGCCGCTGTCATCAAATACGCCGACAACATCCTGAAGGGCTTTGCCACGTCCCTCTCCATCATCCTGTCCACTCTCATTTCATACTTCTGGCTGCAGGACTTTGACCCTACCAG CATTTTCTTCCTGGGCGCGGTGCTGGTCATCGTCGCCACCTTTCTCTACGGTTACGAGGCCAAGCCCTCCCCCAACCCCAGCCGCGCCTAG